A genomic segment from Aspergillus puulaauensis MK2 DNA, chromosome 1, nearly complete sequence encodes:
- a CDS encoding uncharacterized protein (COG:T;~EggNog:ENOG410PM0V;~InterPro:IPR019819,IPR019826,IPR002018,IPR029058;~MEROPS:MER0033198;~PFAM:PF00135;~SECRETED:SignalP(1-19);~TransMembrane:1 (o6-23i)), whose translation MITSTGLLYIGSFIATVGALAVGRRGPVSAKSHPIVDLGYAKYQGVRPDNGVDRFLGIRYAAAPVGNLRFRAPEDPGAESKVQDASNYAPNCLGVSESFGVPQTPNAMAAEDCLFVNVFKPSNATEDSKLPVWVWITGGGYANSYWVNFDGTNIVQESGGNIVFVEFSYRVGALGFLASEQVRHNGDLNVGLLDQRKLLHWVQKYIHKFGGDPKQVVIHGASAGAGSVAYHLTAYEGQKDNQLFAGGIVQDSFWPPQRTVAEMEFQYWQLLSNTNCSILQCLRSVDIGLFQTATQSLPFPDGASDNPLPLFYWLPVVDGDMVPDRLYNLFERGRFVHVPVLVGDDTDEGSQYAFNASTASEVSVFLKNNYPNLSQDQLQEINNLYPRMEPLPKHNAYFPSASAAYGDMTFTCPGNEISAALARYYDPQRVWNYRYNVLDPDTVAKGLGVHHDQEWWSIFGPVQAAESEPASDKTTNAAMVPITRHYWISFVRSLNPNTFKVPQAPEWQPWNSGAGQRLRLQTNSTEMEAVPQNQTEKCDFWRRLAVSTEQ comes from the exons ATGATTACCAGCACGGGCCTGCTATATATCGGTAGCTTTATTGCTACTGTCGGGGCCCTGGCGGTTGGCAGACGGGGCCCTGTATCCGCAAAGTCCCATCCTATCGTCGACCTCGGCTATGCCAAGTATCAAGGCGTAAGACCAGATAACGGGGTAGACCGATTTCTCGGCATCAGGTATGCAGCGGCGCCTGTCGGCAATCTCAGGTTTCGGGCTCCGGAGGACCCAGGCGCGGAGTCCAAGGTGCAGGATGCTTCCAAC TATGCTCCCAACTGCCTAGGTGTGTCTGAGTCGTTTGGAGTACCGCAAACCCCAAACGCCATGGCAGCTGAAGACTGCCTGTTCGTAAACGTCTTCAAACCTTCCAATGCAACGGAAGACTCCAAGCTCCCTGTCTGGGTTTGGATCACAGGAGGCGGTTATGCAAATTCCTACTGGGTCAATTTCGACGGGACAAACATCGTCCAGGAATCTGGTGGTAACATAGTCTTTGTGGAATTTAGCTATCGAGTCGGGGCCCTTGGATTTCTCGCAAGTGAGCAAGTCCGGCATAACGGGGACCTTAATGTGGGACTATTGGACCAGAGAAAGCTTTTGCACTGGGTCCAGAAGTATATCCATAAG TTTGGTGGTGATCCAAAGCAGGTTGTCATTCACGGCGCTTCAGCTGGTGCAGGCTCGGTAGCATATCATCTCACAGCCTACGAAGGCCAGAAGGATAACCAATTGTTTGCCGGGGGCATCGTACAAGATTCATTCTGGCCCCCGCAGAGGACAGTCGCAGAAATGGAATTCCAGTACTGGCAGCTACTGTCGAACACTAACTGCTCTATACTGCAGTGCCTTCGCTCGGTCGACATTGGTTTATTTCAGACAGCAACCCAGTCACTGCCCTTCCCGGACGGCGCGAGCGACAACCCCTTGCCGCTATTCTACTGGCTCCCTGTAGTGGATGGTGATATGGTGCCGGACCGCTTATACAACCTCTTTGAGCGAGGCAGGTTTGTCCATGTGCCTGTTCTCGTAGGAGACGACACGGATGAGGGAAGCCAGTATGCATTTAACGCGAGTACCGCCAGTGAAGTGTCCGTTTTTCTGAAGAATAATTATCCCAATCTTTCACAGGACCAACTTCAAGAAATTAACAACCTATACCCACGCATGGAGCCTCTGCCAAAGCACAATGCTTATTTCCCTTCCGCAAGTGCGGCGTACGGCGATATGACCTTCACCTGCCCAGGAAATGAAATATCCGCGGCTCTCGCACGATATTATGACCCACAGAGAGTGTGGAACTACAGATACAACGTGCTAGATCCAGACACTGTTGCGAAGGGTCTGGGCGTACACCACGACCAGGAATGGTGGTCTATCTTCGGGCCAGTCCAAGCCGCAGAGTCCGAACCAGCTTCAGATAAAACGACAAATGCCGCAATGGTTCCTATTACGAGGCACTATTGGATCAGCTTTGTTCGATCGCTGAATCCCAACACCTTCAAGGTGCCGCAGGCACCAGAATGGCAGCCCTGGAACTCGGGAGCAGGCCAACGATTACGGCTACAGACTAATAGCACCGAGATGGAGGCTGTTCCGCAAAACCAGACTGAAAAGTGTGACTTTTGGAGGCGCCTGGCTGTCAGCACGGAGCAGTAG
- a CDS encoding uncharacterized protein (COG:E;~EggNog:ENOG410QDM5;~InterPro:IPR004841;~PFAM:PF13520,PF00324;~TransMembrane:12 (i48-66o78-102i123-148o154-174i186-207o238-259i280-303o323-351i372-394o406-427i455-474o480-499i);~antiSMASH:Cluster_1.16;~go_component: GO:0016020 - membrane [Evidence IEA];~go_process: GO:0055085 - transmembrane transport [Evidence IEA]) — protein sequence MNNTPSLKDKHGQDKTQDADRESQVGSLDIESPRNLPSTQRGLKARHALFIAWGGTVGTGLFITTGKTLATGGPAFLVGSYVVVSILVYFILTGIIEIVTFLPVRGGSMSRYGRRFVSRSLGFAMGWLYVYSFAVLVPFELTACAIIIDFWQPGVSSAVWITICLVLLVALNVLPVRYYGEAEFVFAGVKLATIIGLLLLSFVLFWGGGPNRNRLGFHYWKDPGATNTLILEGDIGRLVAVIATVLSSALPFTFTPEMVAGTAAEIQEPRKNIPRVAKHFTWRLIVLFVGSVIGISVVCPSNAPTLTSGSDAAASPWVAGIRLAGIGGLSSVINAVALIAAWSAGNAFLYLSSRSLHSMAVEGAAPCIFQRCTAKGVPIYAVAATSCVSLLAYLTLNSSSAEILNWLVNLVNTGAFLSWVCCSITYLRFRRACQVQQVLKEELTQRSSLQPYTSWITLFVFSVLCLLNGFTVFFPSQWSTASFISSYIGLPAFFILYLGHRFTHPQDPWVIPSYLVDLRPEEEQV from the coding sequence ATGAATAATACTCCCTCGTTAAAAGACAAACACGGCCAAGACAAGACACAGGATGCCGACCGGGAAAGTCAGGTTGGTTCGTTGGACATTGAGTCGCCGCGCAATCTTCCCTCAACACAACGAGGTCTGAAAGCACGCCATGCGCTGTTCATTGCCTGGGGTGGCACTGTTGGGACTGGTCTCTTTATCACTACCGGCAAGACGCTGGCAACAGGTGGACCAGCCTTCCTAGTTGGGAGCTACGTTGTTGTCTCGATTCTGGTGTACTTTATCCTCACGGGCATCATCGAGATCGTAACATTTCTCCCAGTTCGCGGCGGATCTATGAGTCGGTACGGTCGTCGCTTTGTATCGAGAAGCCTTGGATTTGCCATGGGCTGGCTCTACGTGTACTCCTTTGCCGTCCTCGTCCCCTTTGAGCTCACAGCATGCGCAATCATTATAGACTTTTGGCAGCCCGGTGTCAGCAGCGCCGTCTGGATAACCATTTGCTTAGTGCTTCTTGTCGCTCTCAATGTCCTTCCAGTGCGCTATTACGGCGAGGCAGAATTCGTTTTCGCCGGAGTAAAGCTGGCGACCATTATCGgcctgcttcttctctcgtTTGTGCTGTTCTGGGGAGGAGGCCCGAACCGTAACAGGCTCGGGTTCCACTATTGGAAAGATCCAGGCGCAACGAATACTCTAATTCTGGAAGGGGATATAGGCCGGCTTGTTGCCGTCATCGCGACTGTCCTTAGCAGTGCTCTGCCTTTTACCTTTACGCCTGAAATGGTGGCtggaacagcagcagagatcCAAGAGCCTAGGAAGAATATCCCCAGAGTCGCGAAACATTTTACCTGGCGTTTGATTGTCCTTTTTGTTGGCAGCGTTATTGGAATCTCTGTCGTCTGCCCGTCTAACGCACCCACACTGACAAGTGGCAGCGACGCTGCAGCCTCGCCCTGGGTAGCTGGCATTCGCCTCGCTGGCATAGGCGGCTTGAGCAGCGTCATAAATGCTGTGGCTTTGATAGCTGCGTGGTCAGCAGGGAATGCATTCCTTTATCTATCCAGCCGGTCTCTGCACTCCATGGCTGTGGAGGGAGCCGCGCCGTGCATCTTTCAACGGTGTACTGCAAAGGGAGTTCCCATCTATGCAGTAGCAGCAACATCTTGTGTCTCGCTGCTGGCTTATTTGACTCTCAActcctcctcggcggagATCCTGAACTGGCTGGTCAACTTGGTCAATACTGGAGCGTTTTTGTCCTGGGTCTGTTGCTCCATCACCTACCTCCGATTTCGACGGGCATGCCAGGTGCAGCAAGTCCTCAAGGAGGAGCTCACGCAGAGATCCTCTTTACAGCCGTATACATCATGGATCACCCTCTTCGTTTTCAGCGTCCTTTGTCTGTTGAACGGGTTTACTGTCTTTTTCCCGTCCCAGTGGTCCACTGCGTCATTTATATCATCGTACATTGGCCTGCCGGCGTTTTTTATACTGTATCTTGGTCATAGATTCACTCATCCGCAAGATCCCTGGGTCATCCCCTCATATCTTGTGGATCTACGGCCTGAGGAGGAGCAAGTCTGA
- the SOU1 gene encoding putative carbonyl reductase (COG:Q;~EggNog:ENOG410PJRP;~InterPro:IPR002347,IPR036291,IPR020904;~PFAM:PF00106,PF13561,PF08659;~SMCOG1001:short-chain dehydrogenase/reductase SDR;~antiSMASH:Cluster_1.16;~go_function: GO:0016491 - oxidoreductase activity [Evidence IEA];~go_process: GO:0055114 - oxidation-reduction process [Evidence IEA]) — protein MSGSPISQGNFVHNNTTAPANNSVLGLFSLKGKTAIVTGAGAGIGLSVAHAFAEAGANVAIWYNSNKQAIEKATEIQNKYGVTCKAYQVDIKSPQAVEDAVNLAVKELNGRLDILVANSGIPWTQGPMVDAELDHYRNVVQTDLDGTFYCARAAAAHWRRQKEEGTDINGNKLQGFTYGSFVATASMSGHIVNFPQLQAAYNAAKAGVIHLCKSLAVEWVRYARANSVSPGYIATEISSFVSEDTKGIWKDKIPMGREGESHELNGAYLYLASDASSYTTGADIVVDGGYTLP, from the exons ATGTCCGGTTCACCGATCTCCCAGGGCAACTTTGtccacaacaacaccaccgcccccgccaacaacagcgTGCTGGGGCTTTTCAGTCTCAAGGGCAAAACTGCGATCGTCACGGGTGCCGGTGCTGGTATTGGCCTCTCAGTCGCACACGCCTTTGCAGAGGCCGGAGCAAACGTTGCTATCTGGTATAACTCTAATAAACAGGCGATCGAGAAGGCAACTGAAATCCAGAACAAGTATGGCGTTACCT GCAAGGCCTACCAGGTTGATATTAAGAGCCCCCAGGCGGTTGAGGACGCCGTTAATCTGGCCGTTAAAGAATTGAATGGCCGTCTGGATATTCTGGTGGCCAACTCCGGTATCCCCTGGACCCAAGGCCCCATGGTTGATGCCGAGTTAGACCACTACAGAAATGTCGTCCAGACTGACCTTGACGGCACCTTTTACTGCGCCAGGGCTGCCGCTGCGCACTGGAGGAggcagaaggaggagggaacAGATATTAATGGCAACAAACTGCAGGGGTTTACATATGGAAGCTTCGTCGCCACGGCTTCGATGAGTGGCCACATTGTCAACTTCCCTCAGCTCCAAGCTGCATACAACGCAGCCAAGGCGGGAGTTATCCATCTCT GCAAATCTCTGGCAGTCGAATGGGTCCGCTACGCCCGTGCCAACTCGGTTTCTCCTGGTTATATTGCAACCGAGATCTCTAGTTTCGTGTCCGAGGACACGAAAGGAATCTGGAAGGATAAGATCCCCATGGGCCGTGAGGGTGAATCGCACGAGCTGAACGGGGCTTATCTTTACCTTGCCTCTGACGCCTCCAGCTACACTACTGGGGCGGACATCGTTGTGGATGGAGGATACACTCTACCGTAG
- a CDS encoding uncharacterized protein (COG:S;~EggNog:ENOG410PZSI;~TransMembrane:1 (o150-173i);~antiSMASH:Cluster_1.16): MSASTDSDCGSGSKSCTFTCPAGGTWYVCPDEPYFVGCCSSDPCSNTNSNNTSPCPNIHPASFDTAIYDSLVPNNCIDTTSDNWYTCTGTDQPFIGCCASNACAETTGCPEDDVRAAAWSSSRDDQFTLFQDADPNDDNGGGDDGLGGGAIAGIVVGAVAAVVIVIALVWWFLRRRKMQRQDTLTGKSSGNQYPPSPYQDSHFSSPGPTAVGTNAGYLSVSGVSSNPSSPPLPSESGRVISELYSNNGDEQHLYNQGSGQHGLGVFGANPQIMPELDNTSKPAQVHELDGGDRR; the protein is encoded by the exons ATGTCCGCAAGTACAGACTCCGACTGTGGCTCCGGCTCAAAGTCCTGTACCTTCACCTGTCCCGCCGGTGGCACATGGTACGTCTGCCCGGACGAGCCTTACTTCgtgggctgctgctcgtccgACCCATGCAGCAATACCAACAGCAATAATACCTCTCCATGCCCGAATATCCACCCAGCATCGTTCGACACGGCTATATACGACAGCCTCGTGCCAAATAACTGCATCGACACCACCAGCGATAACTGGTACACATGCACCGGCACCGACCAGCCGTTCATAGGCTGTTGTGCGTCGAATGCCTGCGCCGAGACGACGGGGTGTCCAGAGGACGACGTGCGTGCGGCGGCTTGGAGCTCGTCGAGGGACGACCAATTTACGTTATTTCAGGATGCGGATCCGAATGACGATAATGGTGGGGGAGATGATGGGCTTGGAGGCGGCGCGATTGCAGGCATTGtggttggtgctgttgctgcggtggtgaTTGTAATTGCGCTTGTTTGGTGGTTTCTtcgcaggaggaagatgcagaGGCAGGATACACTCACGGGGAAGTCTTCGGGGAATCAGTATCCTCCGTCACCGTATCAGG ACTCGCACTTCTCCAGCCCCGGGCCAACAGCTGTCGGGACAAATGCAGGATACCTCTCTGTCTCGGGAGTCAGCAGCAACCCCTCGTCACCACCGCTGCCGTCGGAATCTGGGCGAGTAATATCTGAGCTATACTCAAACAACGGGGACGAGCAGCATCTATATAACCAGGGATCAGGCCAGCATGGGCTGGGTGTGTTTGGTGCGAATCCGCAGATAATGCCCGAGCTGGATAACACGAGTAAACCAGCACAGGTCCATGAGTTAGATGGGGGGGATCGGCGGTGA
- a CDS encoding pepsin-like aspartic protease (COG:O;~EggNog:ENOG410PHCH;~InterPro:IPR021109,IPR034163,IPR001461,IPR001969, IPR033121;~MEROPS:MER0090758;~PFAM:PF00026;~antiSMASH:Cluster_1.16;~go_function: GO:0004190 - aspartic-type endopeptidase activity [Evidence IEA];~go_process: GO:0006508 - proteolysis [Evidence IEA]), with protein sequence MDTKIKLIPNPQYQKSGTKSYVHLMRKYRFSPTKGGRYFYGGHLQQSGRQYTTKPIGGKARIQRVLRKKVADTDEIGEVGADDVQNDSMYLAPVSIGTPAQTVNLDFDTGSADLWVWSSGLPSEIISQHKSGTVFDPSKSSSFKEQSDSTWKISYGDGSSVSGTVGTGLISLGGLKVDNQAIELADTLSTQFQQGDGVLGLAFSSTNNVKTLVENMIAQDTPKSAQLFTANLGSWKDADGPDKRGPFYTFGFIDQDTVDATGEEVYYTPIDKNQGFWLFDSTLATVNGRTITRSGNKAIADTGSALTLVDDDTCKAIYDAIPGAEYDHDSQGYIYPSDTTEDKLPVVSLAVGEKQFVVQKQDLGFAEAKSGYVYGGIQSRGTMSMDILGYTFLKGIYAIFDIGNLQFGAVQQKELRQGLAVSQ encoded by the exons ATGGATACCAAAATCAAGCTCATTCCTAACCCCCAGTACCAGAAGTCCGGCACCAAGTCGTATGTCCACCTCATGCGCAAGTACCGCTTCTCGCCGACAAAAGGGGGGCGATACTTCTATGGCGGCCATCTCCAGCAAAGTGGGCGGCAATACACCACCAAGCCCATTGGAGGTAAAGCCCGCATCCAGCGCGTTCTAAGAAAGAAAGTCGCAGATACAGATGAAATTGGCGAAGTcggcgccgacgatgtcCAGAATGACTCGATGTACCTGGCCCCTGTGAGCATCGGAACGCCCGCGCAGACGGTGAATTTGGATTTCGACACAGGATCGGCGGACCTATGG GTCTGGTCGAGCGGACTCCCGTCGGAAATTATCTCCCAGCACAAGTCCGGCACAGTCTTTGACCCAAGCAAGTCAAGCTCATTCAAAGAGCAGTCGGATTCCACATGGAAGATTTCGTATGGTGATGGATCATCTGTCTCTGGTACAGTGGGTACCGGCTTGATTTCGCTCGGTGGCTTAAAAGTCGACAACCAGGCAATCGAACTGGCCGACACCCTATCGACCCAGTTCCAGCAGGGCGACGGAGTATTGGGTTTGGCATTTAGCAGTACCAACAATGTTAAAACCCTTGTCGAGAATATGATCGCCCAAGATACCCCAAAGTCTGCCCAACTGTTCACCGCGAACTTGGGATCCTGGAAAGACGCAGATGGGCCAGATAAGAGAGGTCCGTTTTACACGTTCGGGTTCATTGACCAGGATACAGTGGACGCCACTGGAGAGGAGGTATATTACACGCCCATCGACAAGAATCAAGGATTCTGGCTGTTCGACTCTACTTTAGCGACTGTAAACGGAAGGACAATAACAAGATCAGGAAATAAGGCCATTGCTGATACGGGGTCGGCTTTAACACTCGTCGACGATGACACGTGCAAGGCAATATATGATGCCATCCCCGGAGCAGAGTACGACCATGATAGCCAAGGCTATATTTACCCATCCGACACAACAGAGGACAAACTACCTGTCGTCTCACTTGCAGTGGGAGAAAAACAGTTCGTCGTGCAAAAGCAGGATCTGGGCTTCGCCGAGGCCAAGTCCGGTTATGTCTATGGAGGCATCCAGAGCAGGGGTACCATGTCGATGGATATCCTTGGGTATACGTTCCTCAAGGGAATATATGCT ATATTTGATATTGGCAACCTGCAATTCGGGGCTGTACAGCAGAAGGAGTTGCGGCAGGGCCTGGCTGTTTCTCAGTAA
- a CDS encoding GMC family oxidoreductase (CAZy:AA3;~COG:E;~EggNog:ENOG410PKC0;~InterPro:IPR012132,IPR036188,IPR000172,IPR007867;~PFAM:PF05199,PF00732;~antiSMASH:Cluster_1.16;~go_function: GO:0016614 - oxidoreductase activity, acting on CH-OH group of donors [Evidence IEA];~go_function: GO:0050660 - flavin adenine dinucleotide binding [Evidence IEA];~go_process: GO:0055114 - oxidation-reduction process [Evidence IEA]) produces the protein MSDIQNIFDFIVVGGGPAGCTLATSLAKSAAKPSILLLEAGGSNGAKNLRIDGRRWCTFIDEARSMNWGLKTAPLAQCNGRQIDYSTGKGLGGGSAINFGVFAVGARDDYEGWAEAVEDSSFGWRNMQERIKRLESFSGLEDGKNNKQYGHPAGENHGFSGPLKVGYAKQWDRDLVPLLDSFVEAGLERNFDHNSGNPLGLGLTINSAGNGRRTTAADILAEAPDNLVIITDSPVQRVLLEGKKAVGVQTKGNTYLARNEVILSTGSLVTPKILMHSGIGPATQLTNFNIPVVQDLPAVGQGLKDHPFAPMILARDPSTNDRNAFFQDKKAMADALEQWEKDGTGPWASYGCQIGSGWFKSDRITSSAEFKALPSAVREFMTRETIPQYELITNFPVHLVLPELFQDYSYICLTLFLMNEQATGEVKLQSADPDEPLLVDPKFLEHPFDRRACIEIYRHVLELTKHPAIAKDTTATILGSKSESDEDILEHWKNNLSSSWHMTGTVKMGKNNADAAVNSHFQVFGIDKLRVADMSVVPVLTNNHTQATAYLTGATCADVLISEYKLGRAK, from the exons ATGAGTGACATCCAGAATATATTCGACTTTATTGTCGTCGGCG GCGGACCAGCCGGCTGCACTCTCGCAACAAGCCTTGCAAAGAGCGCAGCCAAACCCAGTATTCTACTCCTCGAGGCTGGCGGATCCAACGGGGCGAAGAATCTACGTATAGACGGCAGGCGATGGTGCACGTTTATTGACGAAGCACGGTCGATGAACTGGGGACTTAAAACTGCACCCCTGGCTCAATGTAACGGGCGGCAAATTGACTATAGCACAGGCAAGGGCCTGGGTGGTGGGAGCGCCATTAATTTTGGTGTCTTTGCTGTCGGTGCGCGTGATGATTATGAGGGATGGGCGGAGGCTGTGGAAGATTCGAGCTTTGGTTGGAGAAATATGCAGGAGAGGATTAAACGACTGGAGAGCTTCTCGGGgctggaagatggaaaaaataataaacagTATGGACATCCTGCTGGGGAAAATCATGGGTTTTCTGGGCCGTTGAAAGTTGGTTACGCAAAGCAATGGGATAGAGACCTTGTGCCTCTGTTGGACTCCTTCGTcgaggctggactggagaGGAATTTCGACCACAATTCTGGCAATCCGCTTGGTCTGGGACTGACCATCAACTCTGCAGGTAATGGCAGAAGAACTACCGCTGCAGATATACTGGCTGAGGCCCCGGATAACTTGGTTATTATCACCGACAGCCCGGTACAACGCGTACTGCTGGAGGGCAAAAAGGCAGTTGGTGTGCAGACAAAGGGGAATACAT ACCTTGCACGGAACGAGGTCATTCTGTCCACCGGATCCCTGGTGACCCCCAAGATCTTGATGCACTCAGGAATTGGTCCTGCGACCCAACTCACCAATTTCAATATCCCAGTTGTACAAGACCTTCCGGCTGTTGGTCAAGGACTCAAAGACCACCCATTCGCGCCCATGATTCTGGCTCGAGACCCATCGACAAACGACCGCAACGCCTTCTTCCAAGACAAGAAAGCCATGGCCGATGCACTGGAGCAATGGGAGAAAGACGGCACCGGACCATGGGCCAGCTACGGCTGTCAGATTGGCAGTGGATGGTTCAAGTCCGATCGTATCACCTCGTCTGCCGAGTTCAAGGCCCTGCCGAGTGCTGTTCGAGAATTCATGACCCGCGAGACAATTCCGCAGTACGAGCTGATCACCAACTTCCCAGTCCACCTTGTCCTTCCAGAGCTGTTCCAGGACTACTCCTACATCTGCTTGACCCTCTTCCTAATGAACGAGCAGGCTACTGGTGAGGTGAAACTGCAGTCTGCCGACCCGGATGAACCCCTGCTGGTCGACCCAAAGTTTCTCGAGCATCCATTCGATCGCCGGGCCTGTATAGAGATCTATCGGCACGTCTTAGAACTGACCAAACACCCTGCCATAGCCAAAGACACGACCGCCACAATCCTTGGGTCCAAGTCAGAGTCCGACGAGGATATCCTGGAGCATTGGAAGAACAATCTTTCTTCTAGCTGGCACATGACGGGGACAGTGAAGATGGGAAAAAAcaatgcagatgcagcagtGAATAGCCACTTCCAGGTTTTTGGAATCGACAAGCTGCGAGTCGCCGATATGAGCGTTGTGCCGGTGCTAACAAATAACCACACGCAAGCAACGGCCTATTTGACGGGGGCAACTTGTGCAGATGTTTTGATCAGCGAGTACAAATTAGGCCGGGCAAAGTAG
- a CDS encoding uncharacterized protein (COG:F;~EggNog:ENOG410PUUB;~InterPro:IPR013096,IPR008579,IPR017627,IPR014710, IPR011051;~PFAM:PF05899,PF07883;~antiSMASH:Cluster_1.16): protein MGNDKKIGAYYAPTGGLPPQTQLLTDRAMFTEAYAVIPKGTFSDIVTSFLPFWDNTRLWVIARPLSGFAETFSQYIVEVQPGGGSDRAELDSEAEGVLFIVGGEVTVTVAGASHTLTEGGYAFLPPNSGWTLRNKGTATARFHWIRKAYEYVDGLDAPEPLFLNEKDITPTAMPNTDGAWATTRFVDPSDMRHDMHATIVTFKPGGVIPFAETHVMEHGLYVLEGKAVYRLNQDWVEVEAGDFMWLRAFCPQACYAGGPGNFRYLLYKDVNRHMKLPRSKI from the coding sequence ATGGGCAACGACAAGAAAATCGGCGCGTATTATGCCCCAACGGGGGGACTGCCGCCACAGACGCAGCTTCTCACGGACCGCGCCATGTTCACCGAAGCCTACGCCGTCATCCCCAAGGGCACCTTCAGCGATATCGTGACAAGCTTTCTGCCCTTCTGGGACAACACGCGGCTGTGGGTGATCGCCCGTCCGCTGTCGGGCTTTGCTGAGACCTTTTCGCAGTACATTGTCGAGGTCCAGCCGGGGGGTGGAAGTGACCGCGCCGAACTCGACAGCGAGGCCGAGGGAGTGCTGTTTATCGTCGGAGGGGAGGTTACTGTGACTGTGGCCGGCGCATCGCACACGCTCACCGAGGGAGGATATGCATTCCTGCCTCCGAACAGCGGCTGGACGCTGCGTAACAAGGGGACCGCCACCGCTCGCTTCCACTGGATCCGCAAGGCCTATGAATACGTGGATGGCCTCGATGCACCTGAACCACTGTTCCTGAACGAGAAAGATATCACGCCAACTGCAATGCCGAACACCGACGGTGCTTGGGCCACCACCCGCTTTGTCGACCCCAGCGATATGCGCCATGATATGCACGCCACAATCGTCACCTTCAAGCCGGGCGGCGTCATCCCCTTTGCCGAGACGCATGTCATGGAACATGGCCTGTATGTGCTCGAAGGCAAGGCAGTGTACCGCCTCAACCAGGACTGGGTGGAAGTGGAAGCGGGCGACTTCATGTGGCTGCGAGCCTTCTGCCCACAGGCCTGTTATGCCGGTGGGCCTGGCAACTTTCGCTACCTGCTTTATAAGGATGTGAACCGACATATGAAGCTTCCGCGATCCAAAATATAG